A single region of the Chloroflexota bacterium genome encodes:
- a CDS encoding DegT/DnrJ/EryC1/StrS family aminotransferase: MKIPLVDLKAQYLSIKGEIDQAIANVIRNSQFILGDEVSSFEKEMAGYLSAGYAVGVASGTDALQLALLACDIKPGDEVITTPFTFIATAETINKCGATPVFVDIDPNTYNIDPAKIETTITKKTRAILPVHLYGQPANMNPILELSRKYNLRVIEDCAQALGAKYKDKKVGSLGDAGCLSFFPSKVLGAYGDGGMVITNNPEIAEKITVLRNHGSKIKYYHLVPGFNSRLDELQAAILRVKLRHLDKWIGLRQQKASLYTKLFSQIDGISPPNIAPDSYHVFNYYTIRIQSQRPNRDALQAYLSSNGIATAVYYPLSLHLQEVYRSLGYKPGSFPESEKAQEEVLSVPIYPELRDEHIDKITKAIEAYSK; encoded by the coding sequence ATGAAAATTCCTCTGGTTGACCTCAAAGCTCAGTATCTCTCCATCAAAGGCGAAATCGACCAAGCCATTGCCAATGTCATCCGTAACAGTCAATTCATCCTCGGTGACGAGGTTAGTTCCTTTGAAAAGGAGATGGCCGGCTATTTAAGTGCTGGTTATGCTGTTGGTGTTGCCTCTGGCACTGACGCCCTTCAGCTGGCTCTCCTTGCCTGCGACATAAAGCCTGGGGATGAGGTAATTACCACTCCGTTTACTTTTATTGCCACCGCTGAGACTATAAACAAATGTGGTGCCACACCGGTCTTTGTAGATATAGACCCGAACACCTACAATATTGACCCTGCAAAAATCGAGACAACAATCACCAAAAAGACCAGAGCTATTCTCCCCGTCCATCTTTATGGCCAGCCAGCGAACATGAACCCCATCTTAGAACTGAGCAGGAAATACAACCTCAGGGTAATTGAAGATTGCGCGCAAGCTTTAGGAGCTAAATACAAGGATAAAAAGGTTGGCTCATTGGGTGATGCAGGTTGTTTAAGCTTTTTCCCTAGCAAAGTCTTGGGTGCTTACGGTGATGGCGGTATGGTAATTACCAACAATCCTGAAATCGCCGAAAAGATAACAGTGCTTCGAAATCACGGCAGCAAGATAAAATATTATCATCTCGTGCCTGGTTTCAATAGCCGTCTTGATGAGCTCCAGGCAGCCATCCTCAGGGTCAAGCTAAGACACCTGGACAAATGGATTGGATTAAGGCAGCAAAAAGCGTCGCTTTATACGAAACTGTTTAGCCAAATAGATGGTATCTCCCCACCCAATATAGCACCTGATAGCTACCATGTTTTTAATTACTACACAATCCGGATTCAGAGTCAGAGACCAAATCGTGATGCATTACAAGCTTATCTCAGCTCCAATGGCATTGCCACAGCAGTTTATTACCCACTGTCTTTGCATCTTCAGGAGGTTTACAGGAGCTTAGGTTATAAACCTGGCAGCTTCCCTGAAAGCGAAAAGGCTCAGGAAGAGGTTCTTTCTGTGCCAATATATCCTGAGCTGAGGGATGAGCATATAGACAAAATCACCAAGGCAATCGAGGCTTATAGCAAATGA